One genomic region from Euleptes europaea isolate rEulEur1 chromosome 6, rEulEur1.hap1, whole genome shotgun sequence encodes:
- the LOC130479235 gene encoding tubulin alpha-4A chain, which yields MGNTCWELYCLEHGIQPDGQMPSEKTIGGGDDSFTTFFCETGAGKHVPRAVFVDLEPTVIDEVRTGTYRQLFHPEQLITGKEDAANNYARGHYTIGKEIIDLVLDRIRKLADQCTGLQGFLVFHSFGGGTGSGFTSLLMERLSVDYGKKSKLEFAIYPAPQVSTAVVEPYNSILTTHTTLEHSDCAFMVDNEAIYDICRRNLDIERPTYTNLNRLISQIVSSITASLRFDGALNVDLTEFQTNLVPYPRIHFPLATYAPVISAEKAYHEQLTVAEITNSCFEPANQMVKCDPRHGKYMACCLLYRGDVVPKDVNAAIAAIKTKRSIQFVDWCPTGFKVGINYQPPTVVPGGDLAKVQRAVCMLSNTTAIAEAWARLDHKFDLMYAKRAFVHWYVGEGMEEGEFSEAREDMAALEKDYEEVGLDSYEDEEEGEE from the exons ATGGGCAATACCTGCTGGGAGCTGTACTGCCTGGAACATGGGATTCAGCCAGATGGGCAAATGCCAAGCGAGAAGacaattgggggaggggatgacTCCTTCACCACCTTCTTCTGTGAAACTGGAGCTGGAAAGCATGTGCCTCGTGCCGTCTTTGTGGACTTGGAACCAACTGTGATTG ATGAGGTTCGCACTGGCACTTATCGTCAGCTTTTCCACCCAGAGCAGCTGATCACTGGCAAAGAAGATGCTGCCAACAACTATGCCCGTGGGCACTATACCATTGGCAAGGAAATCATTGATCTGGTGTTGGACAGGATCCGGAAACTG GCTGACCAATGCACAGGACTTCAAGGATTCTTGGTCTTCCATAGCTTTGGGGGAGGCACCGGCTCAGGATTCACCTCTCTCCTGATGGAACGGCTTTCCGTTGACTATGGCAAGAAGTCCAAGCTGGAATTTGCAATTTACCCAGCTCCACAAGTGTCCACAGCCGTAGTGGAGCCCTACAACTCCATCCTCACCACGCACACCACCCTTGAGCACTCAGATTGTGCTTTCATGGTGGACAATGAAGCCATCTATGATATCTGCCGCAGGAACCTGGACATTGAACGTCCAACCTACACAAACCTCAATCGCCTTATCAGCCAAATTGTGTCCTCCATCACTGCCTCCCTACGCTTTGATGGAGCTCTGAATGTAGACCTGACAGAGTTCCAGACTAACTTAGTGCCCTACCCACGCATCCACTTCCCTCTGGCTACTTATGCCCCTGTCATCTCTGCAGAGAAGGCCTATCATGAGCAGTTAACTGTGGCTGAGATCACAAATTCGTGCTTTGAGCCAGCCAATCAGATGGTGAAATGTGACCCCCGCCATGGCAAATACATGGCTTGCTGCCTTTTGTACCGGGGTGATGTAGTACCCAAGGATGTCAATGCTGCTATTGCAGCCATAAAGACCAAGCGCAGCATCCAGTTTGTAGACTGGTGTCCCACAGGCTTCAAAGTGGGCATCAACTACCAGCCCCCCACCGTGGTGCCTGGTGGAGACCTTGCCAAGGTGCAGCGGGCAGTGTGTATGCTGAGCAACACCACAGCCATTGCTGAGGCCTGGGCCCGCCTGGACCACAAGTTTGATCTGATGTATGCCAAGCGGGCCTTTGTCCACTGGTATGTGGGGGAAGGCATGGAAGAAGGGGAGTTCTCTGAGGCACGGGAAGACATGGCTGCCCTGGAGAAAGACTATGAAGAGGTGGGCCTTGACTCTTATGAGgatgaagaagagggagaagagtaG